Sequence from the Temnothorax longispinosus isolate EJ_2023e chromosome 6, Tlon_JGU_v1, whole genome shotgun sequence genome:
AAATTAACATCCTATCACCATTTTATCTGTTTTCTTACGCTCttggctgcggtccacttgacgctacaaatgcttcgaagcattcttgtagcgtcaagtggaccgcaacCCTTATAGGCAcgctaaaattataaattgttcaaAGAATTGAATAAGTATTGTCATGATAGATtgcttataaaaaaacaatgtctTCTGTTATATATCtctattaaaagttttattgttttgatatatgtatttaacatGCATGTTTATGTATTGGACTTCAAGTATGACACTGATGATCtcatttttacttaataaCGTATATCGATTTCTcgcaaaatacattttttaaattgtaaagtaataatctattttgctataagatatagaaattcttttctttccttctctctcccaaatttgattttattttcgacgAGCACTTTGCGATTGTCAATCCCTTCATATGGATTACCTGTATTAATGATTTGTACTTTACTTCTAATGGAAAGGCAACATTACAATGTGTGCAATGAGATTGCTTTCTGAGGTTTGACGTATATTCTAAACAATGAATATGCATAAATTCCCGGTCACCGGTGCATTCACATGGACGTATGAGTTTCCCCTTACTGTCATCTAGAGCATAAgcaaatttatacatacattttgaTTTGCAATACTTCATAAgtagaatagaatagaatttatttacttcagcTACTTGACAAATAATAGTTGTACCTACATACAATACACTTGGTAATAATTTCGCGTCATTAGagcgtttgaatttttttttcaatatctatTTTGCAGAAATATGTGTACGAAATCTTTGACTTGTGAGTGTTGTGCCACACCGTTGTACAAATCATATAAGTTCAAAAATGCAATCTTATCAAAATCctcaaaataaacaaagatTCATAGATgtcttttcttaattttataaaacgaaTATGCATACCTTCGTTACAATGTCGGCATATAGATGTAAAGGCAATAATATCATTACTTTCCATATCTATCGAATGAGAGAACATCGATTGCATGCGTATGCTAGGGTTCAAATCGTCCATTTCGTATGCTTCCATttctgatttaatttattaaacaattgttCTTGAACACTTGCAGCATTAATGCGAGAAATTTTCCGAGTTTCCCTCTTTATGTCGTCACAATTCACTTAATACTGCTTTATATAGTACTGCGTTATATAGTCTAATAATCTTCGAgactgaaagaaaatattttgatatacttGGACGGACCCGGTTCAAAGACAAATAGATTGCTCGGAACATTCGGTttaatgtatgtgtgtatatatgtattctcCTTCGGTTTCGAATCTATTTGATTTCATTATCGATTTTATCGTAAATTTCGATTTTCAACAACTTTCACACTTCAGTTGTCACATGCCCTCCACCTAAAAAAAaggctaaaaatttaaaattcccgTTCACAGATgccaaatataaattaaaaattttcatgttcaacaaataaaaacgtaTGTATGTTCAATGAAACAGATAAAATGACTTTTCCATTGCATAGACATTTATTTGAAGTAATATGAAGAAATTGTCAAGGTAATAACCCATTGTAAAATAGGGATTAACTTCTGCTCGCCATGCTAATTACAGAAAAGCATTATACATTACTTATGCTATTATCGTAATTAGTCATTCTGGAAAAGTCGAGCGCGATAAATTCCAATAAATGATAACTGGTTTTTGTAAAACTGGAATTGAGCATTATCTTCGCACTGAGAGAAAAAATCGGACAATTCTTTCAAAAGGCAACAAATAGATATTACCGATCCATTCAATCAGAATTATAAAAAGCCGATCAAGGAATAATGTCCGATCAATGATATCCGGATATCATTTAAACTCGGATTTTTCTCTCAGTGCGGAGAATTCTGTTAATTTGTAGCTTATTTTAAACTTCCTTCTTGCAGCCGAAAGTCTAATTTTCGCCGGAAATGGCAACGGAACCAATAATAAAGTGTACGTCGAAAGAGCAACTGGCTGGCATGAGATTGACAGATGAAAAGAACGGTGAAAAATCGGATAAGAAATTGACGGTGCTTGAATCGCATGGTTACGCGCTTGGGAAGACTATAGGTGCCGGATCATATGCCACCGTCAAAGTGAGCATCCATCgcatttccttttcttttcctttcctctctaatgccattttcttttttaattctaaactTTTGTTCCATGCTCTCGTGCACAGATCGCGAAGTCTGATCGGCATGATTGCCAAGTGGCGGTGAAGATAGTCTCGAAGTTCCAGGCGCCCGGAGAATACCTCACGAAATTCCTACCTCGCGAGATCGAGGTGGTCAAAGGCTTAAAACATCCAAATCTCATTCACTTTCTGCAGGCGATAGAAACCACACATCGGTTGGTTCATCTTCCAGATTAATCCTTGAATAACATCTGTAGGCAGATCAGCGTAGAAATAAGTGTATTTGAAGCGATTGAGATGGAAATTCATCCCATGAAATTCTGTTATACGAATGctctttcaatttctttcaaaTCGCTTGTTTTTCCAGGGTGTACATTATTATGGAATTTGCGCAAAATGGCAGCTTGCTCGACGTTATACGACGCGATACTTATATCGACGAGTTACGTAGCCGTAGATGGTTCCGGCAGCTTTTGGATGCCATCGATTATTGTCACGAGCACGGCATAGTGCACaggtaaagaaaaatacaatcatcgtaaatgaaaatttttaaagagaatGAAGATTTTAAAGCTTGTTGAAAGACATAGTAAAGTTACGATCTCGAGAGATCTGAATAAAGATTGTTCAgagcaataattttaatataactctGATGAAAACTCTTGCAGAGATGTAAAGTGCGAGAATCTGCTCATGGATTATCGCTTCAATGTTAAATTGTCTGACTTTGGATTCGCGCGTGGGCAAATGAAATCGAAGAACGGCGAGTGGCCTCTCAGTACAACTTACTGCGGCAGTTATGCCTATGCATCGCCTGAAATTCTACGAGGAATCCCTTATCAGCCTCAACTCGCCGACATATGGTCCATGGGCGTGGTGCTTTATGCTATGGTTTACGGTCAGCTGCCGTTTGACGATACAAATTACGCACATCTGCTAAAGGTATCCAGGTATATGCCAAGACCAGTATACTCAATGTATACTGAGGTCGAGACCAATCTTTCGCATATTCTTCTTCCATgctcaatttataaaaattatttttttttttaggtcaATAAcagatcataaaaaatttaaatattaatatatatatatatatatatatatatatatatatatatatatataaagtagagaataataataatctttactGAACAtgaaagtaccagttaaaaaattactattttctACATACGTTCCATGCAAACGACTACGCCTTTTGTGCTGTTATTTTCTAATGCAATccattcctctctctccttacTCAGCAAATACAAAACAGAGTGGTGTTTCCTAAACGTCCTAAAGTATCTCAGTCGTGTCGTTCTCTCATTACCCGTATATTAGTACCTCAATACGCACGATTACgcatcaataatataaaaagcgACGCTTGGCTCGAGACATCTGTTGTCGCTCAAACATCGATCAGCGACAGATTTATTGTAAGAGTTAATCAATGCACCCAAGTTTATGTGTGTGCCTGAAGAATTTTTGCGCTTTATCACCTTTTATGTTATTACAGGGAGCATTATCTACAATACCTGCAACTAAAGAATCCAAAGTATTTGACGAATGCGTAGTATCCATTGATCCTGCAATTTTTCAAGGGAATGAGAGATCGAAAGATGTTGTTGACGAAGATAACACAGGAATCAAAAAGACTGACTTAAACGCAAAACCATAAAGCTCATGTAATATCACAAAgtaacattgtaaaataaagtagTCAAACagaatgttaaataattaacagattaaagatataaaaaaaagcagtAATTTCCTAATAgttcttattaatatatactatGTATAACAAtctagtaattattttatgatattatggCACTTTTTATTCTTGACTGTTTTTCAATCCATAAATATTAGATactataatacaaataataaagcaATGCATCATACTTGGTAGACATATTTTCTGTTGAAATGACCAGATTTTGTCTAAATGCAATATACAGTACATGGTACTGCATATACAAACTTATTATAAAGTAGATCTATACTTAGCAACCATAAGCAGTATTATGGTTCCAATTATAAATACACCGGGCGCAGTCGCTTTATGTATATCCTCTGTGTCATCTGCAACAGAAATAtctgcaatttaaatttattcgtaTAACAGTTTCATATTCATTAATAATGAATCATTATTAATAGTTACCACTTGCTTCTGGGAGTGGCTCCCAACCTAAACTTCTATCAATACCTATTTTCCActgagaatataaaatatcacgttctgaaattaatatattagttaattaatctCTCCGTACAATGccataaaatttgtattttttgtaataaagtatGATTATTGTAAGATAATCACCATTCTCAGTTATTGATGGGAAAAAGATATCACTGGGAACAGCAGCGTCAATCTTCACATCCCATTTCCGTATTCCTTCCGCGCTACCCGCAGCAATTGCAACTCCAAGTGCAGTAGTTTCACACATTAATGGTCTaactttaacatataaaattatgcgtgctcatttaatttgttaacttttaatctaaCAATATGTATGTAAGCTAttggaagaaatattttacctaCCTACTGGAATACCACAGATATCAGCTTGCATTTGCATCAACAAATCATTATTGATCATTGCACCGTCAACCAACAGTTTTGACAGCACCAAACCAGTATCCTCCTTCATAGCTTCCAAAATGTCTCTCGTCTGAAAACATACCGCTTGCAGAGCTGCTTTTACAATATGTGCGTTAGTAGTATCTTCACTAATACCACATATGACACTGAAAATAGTTAATTTGTAGACTTAAACATTGTCGCAAAGTAGTCAAATTCCATTGTATTGATAAAACTAACTACCTTCGCGCATCTTTTCTCCAGTATGGAGCATACAGTCCAGCAAACGCTGGTACAAAAACAATACGATTGTCCGCGGATATTTGTTCGACAATAGTTTCacagttttttatattagttaGTATTCCAAGATTATCTTTCAACCATTGTACAACGGCACCTGCGATAGCTACAGAACCCTCAAGAGCGTACACTGGAGAAGCGTGCGCTCCTAATTGATAAGCAACTGTCGTTAATAAACCATGAGACGAATCAACAATCTGTAACAATGagagaaacaaaattatattcatttgtCAATGAGTTTATACTTGTACCAATATATACACGTTgtgacaatataataaaatttttcttacagCTGTGCCAGTATTATAAAGGAGAAAGCAGCCAGTGCCATAAGTACTTTTCGCCTGTCCTTGCTGTAGACACATCTGACCTACTAAAGCTGATTGTTGATCACCTAAACACtgcaacaaatatttttgtacatacttgagtcacaattaatatttcagaatgAAAAATAcgtcatattaataaaaattaaattttaataccatattatttgatattatatcttcgttatacttaataaaacaatacaaGGATCGCTTACCCCTGATATAGGAACGCCCTGCAACAATTCATCTTGTATATAGCCATAAATCTCAGAGGAGCTCCGTATTTGAGGTAAAATTTCAGGAGGtatcttaaaaaatgacaataGAGTAGGATCCCACTTCAACGTCGCGATATTCATTAACATGGTTCTCGAAGCATTCGTGACATCTGTACTGTGAACACCACCGTTGGCACCACCAGTCAGattctaattataaaattggcgtgttaatgtaaatatcaatctacaaaaatttctttacattaCACTTGCTTTGTGCGAACAAACCCAAATTAGCCAGGAATCGATGGTGCCAAACATGAGACGTTTGGCAGCTAACGCTTCTTGAACCCGAGGTACATTCTCCAACAACCATTTCAATTTCAACGCACTAAAGTATGGACTAATTGGCAAGCCGCAGAGCGGCttcaaataattcttatttttattgtgtatATCCTTCAATATATCATCCACAATCGATGCAGCTCTCATATCCATCCATACTGCAacatattatcaaaattaatgacGTGTATCAATTATTGACAAGCCATTTAGGGAGGAGTGTCCCGttcataacatttataataacgcAATTTTACCTATGGCATTGTAAAGTGGTTCTCCCGTTACGGAATCCCACACAACTGTAGTTTCCCTCTGATTCGTTATACCAATCGCAACTATGTCAGCTGGATCTATCGTCAACTGCTTCAAGTTAAATACAGTTTGCTTGAGGCATTCCCTGACTGCCCTCAATATTTCTAAAGCGTCCTGTTCAACCCATCCCTCTTTTGGGCATGTCTGCGATATCGAGACCTGATGATACGTCAAGACCTCAGCTGTGTCTGCTGCAAAAACCTGTATTATTGTAATGGAGAAGAAATGTGTAAGCACGTATCTCACAACCTTATGtcataattactttaataacaACAATCAATGATCAATAACGAAGGAAGGAATGGACAAGTGAAAGATACCAGATCTGTCACAAGTCTCTTTTGGACCAAACATCATCATCCATGTTACAAATTAAACTACATACCGCTTTCAATGTGtcttcacacacacacacaactcaacaatttattttaattatacgaatattTCGAACAGATTTATCACAGTAGTGTCGTATACCGTGCATCCTCGGACTTCCGATCGCGATAACCGTAAAGCCGCGAGAACCGCGGCAAAGCGTTATCTCTCATTATGATCATTGATACATTGCGAGACGAGAATTCTTCGTACCAGGAATCTCGCGCTGCTCGTCCCCTCGTCGATCGCGCCGACGAGAGGCCCGTATCTGCTCATCGATTCATTTTTGTTCATTTGAGCGAACGCGTGGTCGCCTCGTCACGACCGCGATCGTCATGCGACTTCAACACGTGCTCGCTAACCTGGCCCGAGTTAAGgcattccttattcctttatcttattccttattcctctcattgtgactgagcccttaGCACCGCACCGACGCCTCGAAACTCGAAAGTACGACTGACGCTAATAGCGATGAGCGATCCGTTGTCTCCTTCTGAAATATATGATGATACATCTGTGATGTAACCGAAGGAGAATCATGTCAAACTAggtttattaatcaatatccaAGCAGTTAAATTGACCGTCAGACATTGTTTAAATCGACCATGATTAAACGActcgcgtctcgcgtgaaGTCAAATAAATGATTGCGATTGTATCTAAGGAGAAAAATACGACGGGAATATGTTTGGAAACatttagtttttcttttatttcaagttttgtattttattagacCGCAGAACAATTGCGTTATCATATATTGAAGTAATCTGAAAAATCTCGAGTTTAATGCGCcgacaattaataatttaagttatcTCAAAGTGGATGTATACCAGTCATCAAGAGTCGTTAATTGATAAACGTTACGTTGTtcaatatatcttaatttgcaattaatatcaAACTGGAATCGTCTTTATTCAGCTGTTCGCGTAAAGTTGCTTGAGAACCGCCTTAAATTCGACGAGATGATTGCGCATGATGCGGACGCGTGCAGGTCGCATGAACAACCGCAATTTTGAGAAaactatacaaaattattataacgtgCGAACGTGAAGAAGATGTAACGTTAAAGAATAGATCCTTGCAAATACAAAGCTGAAAAATTAACGCTATAAGCTATTCTGAACCTCCAACAGCGAGTTGGACTCGCTCATCTgtttatttctgcaatgtaGATCAACTCttttaacttacttttaatCTATCTCGAATGTTACGTTCTACCactgtagattaactttaatctcagtttaacttacttttatctttttctaatggTAAAAGAATTAGAAAGGGATCAGAAGTTAAACaaagattaaagttaacccgcattgatagaaatagaCAAAATTCTTGGAActagagataaaaaaaagtgagtttaatcaagatcaaaattaatcattgggtgcgttcagccgatattccgctagcctagcaatcgtgagcagtcgctcgtttcctctccttttaatccattaggtcaaaggagaggaaacgagcgaaaacgagcgactgctcacgattgctaggctagcggagtatcggctgaacgcacccattgATAAATATAGACATCATTCGATTGGAATTTAATGAGAACCGCCTTAagatttcaacaaaaaaatagcTCAATATATATCGGCGAGGAAAGGgaattattttcaatcatCAGTCATTTTCTCTGTGGAAGAAAGGAACATCATTTTTCAGCGGAAGAAAAGTAGACGATTTTCACGACGCGCGTTTTCCAGTTGAACGATCACGGACGCGTGGATCGTTCGCCGCACCCGGCACGGCGGCAACATGACGGCAGACGACGGCGTCGCCATAGCAGATGGCGCGCGTGGCGCTCGCCCGTCCCCCTACGCGACGACGTAATATGCCAGGATCCTTTCCGTCCCAGACAGCCGCCACTCGCCAGGTAGTAAAAACGCGCGGATACCGATTACGTCGCCATTTTCAGGATTCCTTTGGCGTCGCAACGGCGCCCGTCGCCCGACCTGCTGACCCGGGCCGTCACACGGGGCCTCAACGCCGTCGTCACTGTCGTCAGGGCACCGCTCGGCTGCTGTTCTCCATCTCGCTGCCAATCGTCCGCACCGGGGAATGAAAATTTCAAGTCAGTGCTGGCAACTTTTTGCGTCTTGTTATCGTCGCGTCCGACACCGCCGTTACCGCTCGCCACGCTTGCCGCGCGCGTTCTCTCGATTTCGGCCGCCGAGCGTCGAGCAGGATCCGCTCGACGTGGAATCATGTGCGTCGTGCGTCCTCGGACGATTTTCTGAGCGGCGTCCCGTCGCCCGGCGACGTATCCGGGACCCCCGCGTTCCGAGTCTCGTCGGCGAGGGTCGCGTTCGACGCGGACATGGCGGGAGAGAACACGGACGGCCCCGTGTTCCGCGCTTCCGCGTCGAATGCGCGCCGCGACGCCCGCGACCGCGAGCTTTCGAGCGCGTCGAGTCGCACTGGCGAGTGGCGGAGTGGCGTCTTCCCGCAGCGCGGCTCAACGCCTTGAACTTGGCGACCGTTCGATTTCGGCTTTTATCCGTATTCATTTTATCCGATTTTCACGTCACGAGATCGCAAACGCGGAAATACAACTTGTATTTTTACTGAAATCGCGACGCGGGTAGGCGGGTGGACGTCGACGTCTTGCGCGACGCGTCGACAAGGAAAGGACAAACGACGCCCGGCGCTTCGGATGACCGTACACGCTTATGACTCGCATTAAAAAAACGGTTGGCGCGATTATACATGTCTAACATGtcgaaagctcttttcaaTGTCTAATCGCGATAACGGGTCAGgatatgtagaaaaaaatgtatgattttattttcagtaaaATCTCAGCAAACGCCAACCAACGATgacattatacaatattataattatataagtgtTTATACaacatatgtacataaaagtTAATTGTAGGAAATGatgatatattgatataatgaTACTGTTGGTTGGCGTTTGCTGGGATCTGTTAAAAACAGATTTTGCCAAGTGTTGGCGCATTATGCCTGCGTTTGTTTACTCCCAATAGCTCATGAAATGTGACTCTCCTGGTAACACAATCTGATTGTTCAGATACGTCCCGAAGAAGTGCACAAGAAAACAGTCCAAAATTGCGACAGAAGTGCGCAAGACGTGCgacagtttttatatataaaatttcacagtAGCTTCTTACAGCAGACTGCTGCAATAGTACAGTAAGTATATACTCGTTCAATCACAGATATTATGCACTTCTGTCGCAATTTTGGACTGTTTTCTTGCGCACTTCTTGGGACGTATCTGAATTATCAGATTGTGTTACCAGGGGAATAAACGTGCGCAGGCTTTGTCCGCAGAACgctaatagaaatataaatctgTTAACGGAATATGATGGCAGATTTTGATTGTAAAAACAGAGCAGAATCTGCTATTTTGTAACCATTTGTAAATGATGTATTCCGCTTCTgcattatatatgatatttatttattatacgccacttttaattttcttctagTTGAAAATACAGTTATTATTCTTAATGACATGTGGTTCCACATGGATTTCtaattttccacgcgaatCGTACGATGATACCATTTTAACGTAATGAATTGTATACGAAATAAAACTAGAATCATGACCACAACACGTATTATGTCAAGATCAAGGTAATTGAAGCTAACGATCGGAAGTGGCGCCCGTATAATgaataagtatatgtatatgtacaaatgGAACAGTAACTAGATTTTACAACATGAGTTTATAACACAGGccaacaaaaaaagaaaagttgtcTGCGCCATGGACTAACTAGACCATGGTATTCCCATGTATTTTCGCCTGCTAAAACCGAATATGATGACCTCATTTTTGCCCCTACAAAAACAAGGTGAGCAAAACATCTTGTTTTTGGCTGTAGAAAAAAATCCTGACGTGTAGGGGCAAAACTGAGGTCATATTCGGTTTCAGCAGGCGAAAATACATGGGAATACAATGGTCTAGTCACTCTAGTCCATGGCGCAgacaacttttctttttttgttggCCTGTGTAATTTATCACAACATTCGAATCTACTTGGCAGACTgctaatattttgtttactgAGACATAATGAATAGATTCATACATAAGAAGCCTCTCAGAAGTCAAATTGATAAACTCCACGAGATAAAAAGtagagaaaattgaaaaaattataatctaatCGTGTCCTCTGCTAAAGTTAAGGAATAAAACAAAGTTGATCAGTGTGACTTCTAAGAGGCtcgtatatatttaagaaatgagtcttgaaaataaattattattctgacTACAAAATATCTGAAAGTTTCGTTAATAGGCAGGCAGAATAAAACTTACAAATTACATATCTTCACATCTAGTAtcactaacaataaaatatatcaattgcAGCGGTAAAAGATGATGGCTGACTCCGATAAAGATTCCATACAATGCTTAGTGTGCGACAGTAAAATTGGAGTATCCACTCGAAACAGTATTCGCATCTTTGATGATTCCAGTTGCACTGCAAGTGAGAGATCACTGGTGGATGTTATATCAGCTGTTTTAGAAATCGATATCAATGAAGAATCTGCGCATTCCCACGtcatttgtaaaaaatgttttaagctGTTCAATGAGGTAAAGCAATTACGTTAATCGGCGATTTTTCGCGCGATTTTGCAATTTCCTCGatcaaaaatttatcgaattggtcgaaaattacattttccttttttttttacgattttaggTGGACGAACTTGAAAGTAAATTAACTGAAGTCAAAATGGAGTTATGTAACAATTATAAGAAGACAAttgaagttaaaaaattatgtgacaTACTTCAAAATGAAGAAGATTATAACGATCATGATTATACTGATAATACGGAAAGTCAACACACAATAGAGGTAAGATTCACGTAAAGCTTGAttcaaaatcaattaattatttatcagttATAGTTTAGTAGCATATAactatatttgtaatatttataggaAGTGcaagaagaagataaagattatGCACCAGAGGACGATACAGAGACACAAGAGGAGGGAGAACAAGAACTGCTTGTAGAATCAGAAGAATTCACGGTTGAAGAAGCGGACGAAACAAATAGTTCTGATGGCAAAAAGAAATCGAAGAAGAGCAAAGTTAAAGTACATCGCCCTCAGGAAAATGTACGTACGCGGAAGAATTCTTATTCTCgcaacataaattataaataattatggtaTATGGATTATGTTATGACGTTTTTTCAGATTGTATTTAAAGATGAATCTTCGTACACCTGCTGCTTGTGTCCAAACGACGAGGAGAGATTCACGGGAGATCCTAAAGTCATTGTAGTGCACATGAAAGAGGTGCACGATATTCGTTTGTATATTTGCGACGTATGTGGACAGGATTTTAGAAAGAGAAACGAACTCTCCATGCATCTCGACGATCACGTCGCGAAGGAGGAAGGTGACTTTCAATGCGAGATatgtaatagaatatttagtaATCTGCGACTATTCCGAATTCATAAAAGGATACATTATCCCCAAGTGAAATCATGGTCCTGCGTGACGTGTGGGAAAAAATACAAGTATAGTATCGTGAAACcaatataaaactataaaatataaataaagtagaaagagagagataatatgtatattttttcttcgatttagttccaaaaatttattagaggAACATATGAACACACACACGGGTGTTCGCCCATACGTGTGCGAGACTTGTAACAAGGACTTCGCATCCAAGTATACGTATAAAGCACACGTAAAAACACATGAAGTACGACCTCGTCCATTCGAGTGCACTCGATgtaataaaacgtttttaaGCCAGCAAAATTTGACTCAACATGAACGGACGCATAATGGGATAAAGGAATATATATGCCATCAGTGTggtaagatttatatatatttcatataatattaatatttaatatttttgatacttCTTGTACCAATTCAATAGTTATCCCTTTTATGTTAACATCTCATTCGCTTTTTAACAatcatcttttttaaatttaaagggAAGGCTTTTACCTCATCTCACAATTTAGAGGTACATAACATAGTACATACCGGATATAAACCCTACATGTGCAAAATATGTAGCAAAGCGTTTGCACGTAAAGCAGAAATACGTGATCATGAGAGAACTCACACAGGTGAAAAACCTTATCAATGCGAGTTTTGTGGAGCAACATTTAGGTGAGTATTTAGGTGAGTAACAGAAAAATTAGAGGGTTACACAGAAATTCTCTAtgcttaaattaattgttcgcAAACGCGATTAATATCACTACTATTATTTGCAGTCAGAGATCGAATCTACAATCCCATAAGCGGGCGACGCATTATAACGACAAACGTTACAAGTGTGAGGAGTGTGGAAAAGGTTTCAAAAGAAGAAGATTATTGGATTATCATATAAAAGCGGCGCATACTGGCGAAAGGCCGTATAAATGTGAAGTATGTACAGCTACGTTT
This genomic interval carries:
- the LOC139815455 gene encoding testis-specific serine/threonine-protein kinase 3 encodes the protein MATEPIIKCTSKEQLAGMRLTDEKNGEKSDKKLTVLESHGYALGKTIGAGSYATVKIAKSDRHDCQVAVKIVSKFQAPGEYLTKFLPREIEVVKGLKHPNLIHFLQAIETTHRVYIIMEFAQNGSLLDVIRRDTYIDELRSRRWFRQLLDAIDYCHEHGIVHRDVKCENLLMDYRFNVKLSDFGFARGQMKSKNGEWPLSTTYCGSYAYASPEILRGIPYQPQLADIWSMGVVLYAMVYGQLPFDDTNYAHLLKQIQNRVVFPKRPKVSQSCRSLITRILVPQYARLRINNIKSDAWLETSVVAQTSISDRFIGALSTIPATKESKVFDECVVSIDPAIFQGNERSKDVVDEDNTGIKKTDLNAKP
- the LOC139815258 gene encoding glycerol kinase 3, which translates into the protein MNKNESMSRYGPLVGAIDEGTSSARFLVFAADTAEVLTYHQVSISQTCPKEGWVEQDALEILRAVRECLKQTVFNLKQLTIDPADIVAIGITNQRETTVVWDSVTGEPLYNAIVWMDMRAASIVDDILKDIHNKNKNYLKPLCGLPISPYFSALKLKWLLENVPRVQEALAAKRLMFGTIDSWLIWNLTGGANGGVHSTDVTNASRTMLMNIATLKWDPTLLSFFKIPPEILPQIRSSSEIYGYIQDELLQGVPISGCLGDQQSALVGQMCLQQGQAKSTYGTGCFLLYNTGTAIVDSSHGLLTTVAYQLGAHASPVYALEGSVAIAGAVVQWLKDNLGILTNIKNCETIVEQISADNRIVFVPAFAGLYAPYWRKDARSVICGISEDTTNAHIVKAALQAVCFQTRDILEAMKEDTGLVLSKLLVDGAMINNDLLMQMQADICGIPVVRPLMCETTALGVAIAAGSAEGIRKWDVKIDAAVPSDIFFPSITENERDILYSQWKIGIDRSLGWEPLPEASDDTEDIHKATAPGVFIIGTIILLMVAKYRSTL
- the LOC139815257 gene encoding uncharacterized protein isoform X1 — protein: MMADSDKDSIQCLVCDSKIGVSTRNSIRIFDDSSCTASERSLVDVISAVLEIDINEESAHSHVICKKCFKLFNEVDELESKLTEVKMELCNNYKKTIEVKKLCDILQNEEDYNDHDYTDNTESQHTIEEVQEEDKDYAPEDDTETQEEGEQELLVESEEFTVEEADETNSSDGKKKSKKSKVKVHRPQENIVFKDESSYTCCLCPNDEERFTGDPKVIVVHMKEVHDIRLYICDVCGQDFRKRNELSMHLDDHVAKEEGDFQCEICNRIFSNLRLFRIHKRIHYPQVKSWSCVTCGKKYNSKNLLEEHMNTHTGVRPYVCETCNKDFASKYTYKAHVKTHEVRPRPFECTRCNKTFLSQQNLTQHERTHNGIKEYICHQCGKAFTSSHNLEVHNIVHTGYKPYMCKICSKAFARKAEIRDHERTHTGEKPYQCEFCGATFSQRSNLQSHKRATHYNDKRYKCEECGKGFKRRRLLDYHIKAAHTGERPYKCEVCTATFVYPEHFKKHRRIHTGEKPYLCEVCGKAFNSRDNRNAHRFIHSDKKPYECLVCGMGFMRKPLLYAHMQTQGHLNDTIVVNQPRLTTEDDQVITIPNNNGELLMEEVENQQQLDETGLYVTELKDHVIIQQEGEDQIYNEEDVVLNIPAEEVVSAEVDHLVVENQMEFVKTEIVENKPDINQVETVYAFNENDEGETIVVPASGENKNVRLVQIRFPTSVDEEGRSWLSLVQNT
- the LOC139815257 gene encoding uncharacterized protein isoform X2; this translates as MMADSDKDSIQCLVCDSKIGVSTRNSIRIFDDSSCTASERSLVDVISAVLEIDINEESAHSHVICKKCFKLFNEVDELESKLTEVKMELCNNYKKTIEVKKLCDILQNEEDYNDHDYTDNTESQHTIEEVQEEDKDYAPEDDTETQEEGEQELLVESEEFTVEEADETNSSDGKKKSKKSKVKVHRPQENIVFKDESSYTCCLCPNDEERFTGDPKVIVVHMKEVHDIRLYICDVCGQDFRKRNELSMHLDDHVAKEEVKSWSCVTCGKKYNSKNLLEEHMNTHTGVRPYVCETCNKDFASKYTYKAHVKTHEVRPRPFECTRCNKTFLSQQNLTQHERTHNGIKEYICHQCGKAFTSSHNLEVHNIVHTGYKPYMCKICSKAFARKAEIRDHERTHTGEKPYQCEFCGATFSQRSNLQSHKRATHYNDKRYKCEECGKGFKRRRLLDYHIKAAHTGERPYKCEVCTATFVYPEHFKKHRRIHTGEKPYLCEVCGKAFNSRDNRNAHRFIHSDKKPYECLVCGMGFMRKPLLYAHMQTQGHLNDTIVVNQPRLTTEDDQVITIPNNNGELLMEEVENQQQLDETGLYVTELKDHVIIQQEGEDQIYNEEDVVLNIPAEEVVSAEVDHLVVENQMEFVKTEIVENKPDINQVETVYAFNENDEGETIVVPASGENKNVRLVQIRFPTSVDEEGRSWLSLVQNT